Proteins from a genomic interval of Bacillus thermozeamaize:
- a CDS encoding indole-3-glycerol phosphate synthase, translating into MILDKIVETKKQELAALYAIEPEVRRQAEQASACLDFIAALRNPNHRMAVIAEVKKASPSKGVIRQEFDPVAVAQAYEKGGADAISVLTDQQFFQGDLQYLTAIKKQVSVPVFRKDFIIDKLQVYQARAAGADALLLIAAILSDEQLSELYQLTQGLGMQALIEVHSKEELERVLPLAPKIIGINNRDLRTFHTDLATTARLLPYIPDDILVVSESGISTPEHIRWLSELGVRAVLVGEHLMRQQDLAAAIRELMRAL; encoded by the coding sequence ATGATTCTCGATAAGATTGTGGAGACAAAAAAACAGGAATTGGCGGCACTCTATGCGATCGAACCAGAAGTGCGGCGGCAGGCCGAGCAGGCTTCCGCCTGCCTTGATTTTATTGCGGCGCTTCGCAATCCCAATCACCGCATGGCTGTGATTGCTGAAGTCAAAAAAGCTTCTCCCTCAAAAGGCGTCATCCGGCAGGAGTTTGATCCCGTAGCCGTCGCCCAAGCTTATGAAAAGGGAGGAGCCGACGCGATTTCCGTCCTCACCGATCAGCAATTTTTTCAAGGCGACCTTCAGTACCTGACCGCCATCAAGAAGCAGGTGAGTGTCCCGGTCTTTCGCAAAGATTTTATCATTGATAAACTGCAGGTATACCAGGCCCGCGCCGCAGGAGCGGACGCGCTGCTTTTGATCGCAGCCATTTTGTCTGACGAACAGCTGAGCGAACTCTATCAACTGACGCAGGGTTTGGGGATGCAGGCGCTGATTGAAGTCCACAGCAAGGAAGAACTGGAGCGGGTGCTCCCCCTGGCACCGAAAATCATCGGCATCAACAACCGGGACTTGCGGACCTTCCACACCGATCTGGCGACCACAGCCCGGCTTCTCCCGTATATCCCTGATGATATTTTGGTGGTCAGCGAAAGCGGCATTTCCACCCCTGAACATATCCGCTGGCTTTCCGAACTGGGAGTGCGGGCCGTGCTGGTTGGTGAACACCTGATGCGCCAACAGGATCTGGCGGCAGCCATTCGGGAGCTGATGCGTGCGCTGTGA
- a CDS encoding anthranilate phosphoribosyltransferase, with product MSLVQTFSIIDGIRKVVEGQALTCQEAFHVMGQIMDGEASPAQISSFITALRMKGETVEEVTGFALAMRERIQHRPAARQGLLDTCGTGGDGGRTFNISTAAAIVAAAGGAKVAKHGNRAVSGQSGSADVLEALRIRTHLPPQKVSQCLEQTGFAFFFAPHFHPAMKHAIGPRREIRIRTVFNLLGPLTNPAGAEAQILGVYDSRLLQTLPKVLANLGVRRALVVASEDGLDEVSVSAKTHVAELQDGHIRYYAMSPEDLGLDRFPISSVAGGRPEENARIIVEVFKGVQGGPRDIVLANAGAALYVAGKARTWQEGVQLARELLDSGCAYQKLQEIREVTEALADDSR from the coding sequence ATGAGCCTTGTTCAAACTTTCAGTATCATCGACGGGATCCGCAAGGTTGTGGAAGGGCAGGCGCTGACATGTCAAGAGGCATTCCATGTGATGGGGCAGATTATGGATGGCGAAGCTTCGCCAGCGCAAATTTCCAGTTTTATCACAGCCTTGCGGATGAAAGGCGAGACAGTCGAAGAGGTGACCGGCTTTGCGTTGGCGATGCGCGAGCGCATTCAGCATCGCCCGGCAGCCCGTCAAGGCTTGTTGGATACCTGCGGGACAGGTGGTGACGGAGGCCGCACCTTTAACATTTCCACCGCAGCAGCCATTGTGGCCGCTGCCGGGGGAGCCAAAGTGGCCAAGCACGGGAATCGTGCGGTCTCTGGCCAAAGCGGCAGCGCCGATGTGTTGGAGGCATTGCGGATTCGGACCCATCTCCCGCCGCAAAAGGTAAGTCAATGCCTGGAGCAGACGGGTTTTGCCTTTTTCTTCGCACCGCATTTTCACCCGGCGATGAAACATGCCATCGGGCCCAGACGAGAGATCCGGATCAGGACCGTGTTCAACCTCCTGGGCCCGTTGACCAACCCGGCCGGCGCCGAAGCGCAGATCTTGGGCGTCTACGATTCCCGGCTGCTCCAAACGTTGCCGAAAGTGCTGGCCAATCTTGGTGTCCGCAGGGCGCTCGTGGTGGCCAGTGAAGACGGCCTGGACGAAGTGTCCGTGAGTGCGAAAACCCATGTCGCGGAATTGCAGGATGGCCATATCCGGTACTACGCGATGTCCCCGGAAGACTTGGGATTGGACCGTTTTCCCATCAGCAGCGTCGCCGGCGGCCGTCCTGAAGAAAATGCCCGGATCATTGTGGAGGTTTTTAAAGGGGTTCAAGGCGGACCGCGCGACATTGTGTTGGCCAATGCGGGGGCGGCCCTGTATGTGGCAGGAAAAGCCCGCACCTGGCAGGAAGGGGTTCAACTGGCCAGAGAATTGCTGGATTCGGGATGCGCCTATCAAAAGTTGCAGGAGATTAGAGAAGTGACGGAGGCTTTGGCAGATGATTCTCGATAA
- a CDS encoding chorismate mutase — protein MTFLRGFRGATTVTENSAEAILEATKTLMEALIRENQLVAEDVAAVWLTTTEDLNAAFPAKAVRQIPGWQWVPLMCAQEIPVPGSLPRCIRVMLLAHTDKPQQEIRHIFLNDAVTLRPDLSQNVAPSS, from the coding sequence ATGACTTTCTTGCGCGGGTTTAGGGGAGCCACTACGGTGACCGAGAATTCGGCGGAGGCGATCCTCGAAGCGACCAAAACTTTGATGGAAGCCCTCATCCGGGAAAACCAACTGGTGGCGGAAGATGTTGCCGCAGTATGGTTGACGACGACGGAAGATTTAAATGCTGCTTTTCCCGCGAAAGCTGTCCGCCAAATTCCGGGATGGCAGTGGGTTCCTCTGATGTGCGCCCAGGAGATTCCCGTTCCCGGTTCACTCCCCCGATGCATTCGGGTGATGTTGCTGGCACATACCGACAAGCCGCAACAAGAGATACGGCATATTTTTCTAAACGACGCGGTCACGCTGCGTCCGGATTTGAGCCAAAATGTTGCCCCGTCCTCTTGA